The following are from one region of the Stigmatopora argus isolate UIUO_Sarg chromosome 9, RoL_Sarg_1.0, whole genome shotgun sequence genome:
- the ankhd1 gene encoding ankyrin repeat and KH domain-containing protein 1 isoform X2: protein MQDAVAGTAMLTDGFEDEIDSVTPRSPVAGMGVGATPGGVGLGGIGIGVGGKKVRLYGEPGGPSAERLDFKLAAAAVISSGPGSGSDEDEVSEVESFILDQEDLDNPIMKTASELLLSSATDGVDLRTVDPETQARLEALLEAAGIGKLSTADGKAFADPEVLRRLTSSVSCALDEAAAALTRMRAENTLNAGQADNRSLAEACSDGDVNAVRKLLDEGRSVNEHTEEGESLLCLACSAGYYELAQVLLAMHANVEDRGLKGDISPLMAAASGGYVDIVKLLLVHGADVNAQSSTGNTALTYACAGGFVDVVKVLLKEGANIEDHNENGHTPLMEAASAGHVEVARVLLEYGAGINTHSNEFKESALTLACYKGHLDMVRFLLEAGADQEHKTDEMHTALMEACMDGHVEVARLLLDSGAQVNMPADSFESPLTLAACGGHVELAALLIERGANLEEVNDEGYTPLMEAAREGHEEMVALLLAQGANINAQTEETQETALTLACCGGFLEVADFLIKAGADIELGCSTPLMEAAQEGHLELVKYLLAAGANVHATTATGDTALTYACENGHTDVADVLLQAGANLEHESEGGRTPLMKAARAGHLCTVQFLISKGANVNRTTANNDHTVVSLACAGGHLAVVELLLAHGADPTHRLKDGSTMLIEAAKGGHTNVVSYLLDYPNNILSAPAPDLSQLTPPSQDASQVPRVPFQALAMVVPPQEPDRAPSNLTTPPPVSSKAASKQRQAALQPGVPSSVGRGTEAEPLPPFHLCQPLECIVEETEGKLNELGQRISAIEKAQLQSLELIQGEPLTKDKIEELKKSREEQVQKKKKILKELQKVERQLQLKTQQQFTKEYMEAKGLKEEQEAGQSQGPGPGPGGTSSVPGSLPLSPAALVRSSSDTDEEANKDGEQDELPGEDEEEDEEDDDDDDDDDDEEDEEEEEEEEGSDDEGDGEEDDYTKLPQVGTILCRDGPQQPPLPLTPQAQPPPLPLQAAFVPVQPLPDYNPADYPGSNSPDLQRVLVGQQMLGQQQQVQGQQLAGLGPGMLPQASPDGLMVATPAQTLTDTLDDIMAAVSSRVPMLNTTTSPTPLSQPPPQASGNVSSPPSVLPLYPSVDIDAHTESNHDTALTLACAGGHEELVSVLIARGANIEHRDKKGFTPLILAATAGHVGVVEVLLDKGGDIEAQSERTKDTPLSLACSGGRQEVVELLLLRGANKEHRNVSDYTPLSLAASGGYVNIIKILLNAGAEINSRTGSKLGISPLMLAAMNGHVPAVKLLLDMGSDINAQIETNRNTALTLACFQGRAEVVSLLLDRKANVEHRAKTGLTPLMEAASGGYAEVGRVLLDKGADVNAPPVPSSRDTALTIAADKGHYKFCELLINRGAHIDVRNKKGNTPLWLAANGGHFDVVQLLVHASADVDAADNRKITPLMAAYRKGHVKVVQYLVKEVNQFPSDIECMRYIATIADKELLKKCHQCMETIVKAKDQQAAEANKNASILLKELDLEKSREESKKQALAVKREKRKEKRKKKKEEQKRKLEEEEGQKVKEDSSDMQEMKEDSAEESEVPIEPPSATTTTTIGISATSTTFTTAFGKKRASVTTTMSTNRKNKKNKTKESPNEPIILQDPQVALAQHKADKNKIHGEPRGGGGGVTGGNSDSDPLDSTDCASESSSSGGKSQELNYLPDLTSSTSSSSSSSSSSSAPPSGPPQNQSVVVGPEKRHCPQPPSESKMVTVSISKPTQRAPDMNDSTSNSMPSPFKTISLPVTSPISKLSLTSPKRGQKREDGWKEVVRRSKKLSVPASVVSRIMGRGGCNITAIQDVTGAHIDVDKQKDKNGERMITIRGGTESTRYAVQLINALIQDPAKELEDLIPRNHIRVPGSKGSSSSYGNSSGGGSGSNSGSKSLSSLVTSSGVSFQSSSSASSSSSQAVGKMGKGPSSNVRQPFPVSLPLAYAHPQLALLAAQTMHQIRHPRLPMAQFGGTFSPAASTWGPFPVRPVSPGSANSSPKHNGGSVAGPARSNSTPSDHSNTASSAITTTTNTTTTSAPTSSAAPALPHTPNATPYNPQASIPTPSSVRKQLFAPESKSAAATSASAAATSSSNTVRGTGSPAHHCSSTAPVNTSQQQVGNISQASLQQVKAELVAAMTPGKEKPHHAENQPGSIGDGMASAGFAAAALSLAPKPEPRQQLPTPASSVSSNETPPALLNSQNNSHLSSIPPSSLSHNVTHPNNTLPHFSAPAPRVSHRMQPPGPYYSLPEQQQMQTQQQSQSVFVPFNPQQESVKQSQNQTSQPTSLTAQAQSHAQSSLQVSANLGMMNGSQIQHAPNAGKQMPPNFGPAGLFNFSSIFDNNNQVGNNQVWGACHLPARSPPEPSYSGPPAFVNVGQMESMIPPPPPDNSKAPGYRSASQRMVNSPIALTSYATSMSGSPVYLHGHTGVGTPSFSRQHFSPHPWSASTSVSTSSLSTSAVAPPPQPKQGASSQQDRKVPPPIGTERLARIRQTGSVNPPLLTTSYTASVGQGGIWSFGVGSASEGMSGWSQPLMSNHMMHPQLQAEQSAFSQHQPMEQDDTGIANPANNFHQAQHMPSTYLDFPKGMPMSMYGGTMLPPHPTMAEGPGGPMYNGLHTGDPAWSPIIKVVPNNADNTDPQQQMWPGTWAPHVSNVHLNHVN from the exons GTATCGGTAAACTTTCCACTGCCGATGGTAAAGCTTTTGCAGATCCCGAAGTGCTGCGACGACTGACGTCATCTGTGAGTTGTGCCCTGGATGAGGCTGCAGCTGCGTTGACGCGTATGAGGGCCGAAAACACACTTAACGCTGGCCAAGCCGACAA CCGTAGTTTAGCGGAGGCGTGCTCGGATGGTGATGTCAACGCTGTGCGCAAACTGCTGGATGAGGGGCGAAGTGTCAACGAACACACGGAGGAAGGGGAGAGCCTCCTATGTCTAGCTTGCTCGGCTGGCTATTATGAACTTGCACAG GTCTTGTTGGCCATGCACGCCAATGTGGAGGACCGAGGCTTAAAAGGGGATATATCGCCACTTATGGCTGCAGCTAGTGGGGGTTATGTGGACATTGTCAAGCTGCTCCTTGTACATGGAGCAGATGTAAACGCACAATCCTCCACAG GCAACACAGCTTTGACGTACGCATGTGCTGGCGGCTTTGTGGATGTGGTGAAGGTGCTACTCAAAGAGGGTGCTAACATCGAGGACCACAATGAAAACGGGCACACACCTCTAATGGAGGCAGCCAGTGCAGGCCATGTCGAGGTGGCCCGGGTACTCCTAGAGTATGGCGCTGGCATTAACACCCATTCGAATGAGTTTAAAGAGAGTGCTCTCACGCTTGCCTGCTACAAAG GTCACTTGGATATGGTGCGCTTTCTGTTGGAGGCTGGCGCAGACCAAGAGCATAAGACTGATGAAATGCACACAGCACTGATGGAGGCCTGCATG GATGGACATGTGGAGGTGGCGCGGCTGCTGTTGGACAGCGGCGCGCAGGTCAACATGCCAGCAGATTCTTTTGAGTCACCACTTACCCTTGCAGCTTGCGGAGGACACGTGGAACTGGCAGCCTTGCTCATAGAGAGGGGAGCCAATTTGGAGGAG GTTAATGATGAGGGCTACACCCCATTAATGGAAGCTGCAAGAGAAGGCCATGAAGAGATGGTAGCGCTTCTACTTGCACAAG gTGCTAACATCAACGCCCAGACAGAAGAGACTCAGGAGACAGCGCTTACTCTAGCATGCTGCGGGGGCTTCTTGGAAGTGGCTGACTTTCTCATCAAAGCGGGGGCTGACATTGAGTTGGGCTGCTCTACTCCCCTCATGGAAGCAGCGCAGGAAGGCCATCTGGAGTTGGTCAAATATCTACTGGCAGCAG GGGCAAACGTTCATGCCACCACAGCAACTGGTGATACAGCACTGACATACGCGTGTGAAAATGGTCACACGGATGTTGCGGACGTTCTCCTGCAGGCTGGAGCTAACCTG GAACATGAGTCTGAAGGTGGACGGACACCCTTGATGAAAGCAGCAAGAGCGGGGCATCTCTGCACAGTACAGTTCCTTATCAGCaaag GTGCTAATGTGAATAGAACTACCGCCAATAATGATCACACAGTGGTGTCTCTGGCCTGTGCTGGAGGGCATTTGGCTGTTGTGGAGTTGTTGCTGGCTCATGGGGCGGACCCTACCCACAGACTCAAA GATGGTTCGACCATGTTGATTGAAGCTGCTAAGGGTGGCCACACGAATGTCGTGTCCTACCTGTTGGACTATCCCAACAACATTCTTTCTGCTCCGGCCCCTGATCTCTCCCAACTCACTCCCCCCTCTCAAGATGCGTCTCAG GTTCCTCGTGTCCCATTCCAAGCTCTTGCTATGGTGGTTCCCCCTCAGGAGCCTGACCGGGCCCCATCGAACCTCACAACACCCCCACCTGTCTCAAGCAAAG CTGCCTCCAAGCAGAGACAGGCAGCACTACAGCCTGGTGTCCCCAGCTCAGTTGGCCGGGGGACTGAAGCAGAGCCTCTGCCGCCCTTCCATCTTTGCCAGCCGCTGGAGTGCATTGTGGAGGAGACTGAGGGAAAACTGAATGAGCTAGGCCAGCGGATCAGCGCTATTGAAAAAGCACAGCTTCAGTCGCTAGAACTTATCCAAGGGGAGCCACTCACCAAAGACAAAATTGAGGAGTTGAAGAAGAGTCGAGAAGAGCAG GttcagaagaaaaagaaaatcttgAAGGAGCTGCAGAAGGTAGAACGCCAGTTGCAGCTAAAAACACAGCAACAGTTCACCAAAGAATACATGGAGGCAAAGGGCTTAAAAGAAGAGCAGGAGGCCGGACAGAGTCAAGGCCCGGGTCCAGGGCCTGGAGGTACCTCCTCTGTTCCTGGATCTCTTCCTCTCTCGCCAGCTGCCCTTGTACGCTCCAGCTCTGACACAGATGAAGAGGCCAACAAAGACGGGGAGCAAGATGAACTGCCCGGAGAAGATGAGGAAgag GACGAGgaagatgacgacgacgacgatgatgatgacgacgaggaagatgaggaagaggaggaggaagaggaaggttCAGATGATGAGGGAGATGGAGAAGAGGACGATTACACCAAGCTTCCTCAAGTGGGAACAATCCTCTGCAGAGATGGGCCACAGCAGCCGCCACTGCCCCTAACACCACAGGCCCAGCCACCACCTCTGCCTCTCCAGGCTGCCTTCGTCCCTGTCCAGCCTTTGCCTGACTACAACCCCGCAGACTACCCAGGGAGCAATAGTCCCGACCTTCAAAGGGTGCTTGTTGGACAGCAGATGCTTGGTCAACAACAGCAGGTTCAAGGTCAACAGTTGGCCGGCTTAGGGCCTGGAATGCTACCTCAGGCATCCCCAGACGGACTCATGGTTGCTACACCTGCACAGACGCTAACGGATACTCTGGATGACATCATGGCAG CTGTGAGCAGCCGCGTGCCCATGCTGAACACAACCACCTCACCTACTCCCTTGTCACAACCACCTCCACAAGCATCTGGCAACGTCTCCTCACCACCATCTGTTCTACCCCTCTACCCCTCTGTTGATATTGATGCACAC ACGGAGAGTAACCATGACACCGCGCTGACGTTGGCCTGTGCTGGAGGACACGAGGAGTTGGTGTCTGTCCTAATTGCACGGGGAGCTAACATTGAGCACCGTGATAAAAAAG GTTTTACCCCTCTCATCCTGGCTGCCACCGCTGGTCATGTCGGTGTTGTGGAAGTGCTTCTCGACAAAGGGGGTGACATTGAGGCACAATCTGAGAGAACCAAAGACACACCTCTCTCCTTAGCCTGCTCGGGGGGACGACAGGAG GTTGTTGAGTTGCTACTGCTACGAGGAGCCAATAAAGAGCACCGCAATGTTTCCGATTACACACCTTTAAGCCTTGCAGCGTCTGGCGGTTATGTCAACATCATCAAGATACTTCTCAATGCTGGAGCTGAAATCAACTCCCG GACTGGCAGCAAACTTGGAATCTCTCCTCTGATGCTGGCAGCAATGAATGGTCATGTTCCGGCAGTCAAGTTGTTGCTAGATATGGGCTCAGACATCAATGCCCAAATTGAGACCAACAGAAACACAGCTCTGACCTTAGCCTGCTTCCAGGGGCGGGCTGAGGTTGTAAGCCTGCTGCTTGACCGAAAGGCCAATGTTGAACATCGTGCaaag ACTGGGCTTACTCCTCTGATGGAAGCAGCCTCAGGAGGCTATGCTGAGGTGGGCCGTGTGCTCTTGGATAAAGGTGCGGATGTAAACGCTCCACCTGTTCCCTCATCAAGAGACACTGCTCTCACCATCGCTGCTGACAAAGGGCATTACAAGTTTTGTGAGCTGCTTATCAATAG AGGGGCCCATATTGATGTACGTAACAAGAAAGGAAATACACCTCTCTGGCTGGCAGCtaatggcggccattttgacgTGGTCCAGCTATTGGTGCATGCAAGCGCTGATGTGGATGCAGCTGACAACCGCAAGATTACCCCCCTCATGGCTGCTTATCGCAAG GGTCATGTTAAAGTTGTCCAGTACCTTGTCAAGGAAGTCAACCAGTTCCCATCAGATATTGAGTGCATGAGATACATAGCCACAATTGCAGACAAG GAGCTTTTGAAGAAGTGCCACCAATGCATGGAGACTATTGTCAAAGCCAAAGACCAACAGGCAGCCGAAGCCAACAAAAACGCAAGCATTCTCCTTAAGGAACTAGATCTGGAAAAG TCCCGAGAGGAGAGCAAAAAGCAGGCTCTGGCTGTCAAGCGAGAAAAGCGCAAGGAGAAGcgcaagaagaagaaggaggaacAGAAGAGgaagctggaggaggaggaagggcaAAAAGTGAAGGAGGATTCATCGGATATGCAGGAAATGAAGGAGGATTCTGCTGAAG AATCAGAGGTTCCAATTGAGCCTCCCAGTGCAACTACCACGACCACCATTGGGATATCTGCCACCTCAACCACTTTCACCACAGCATTTGGTAAGAAGAGAGCAAGTGTAACCACGACCATGAGTACCAACCGCAAGAACAAAAAGAACAAGACGAAGGAGTCTCCCAATGAACCTATAATATTACAGGATCCCCAG GTTGCACTAGCACAACACAAGGCTGACAAGAACAAAATCCACGGTGAGCCCCGAGGTGGAGGTGGTGGAGTGACGGGGGGAAACAGCGACTCGGACCCTCTGGACAGCACCGACTGTGCTAGTGAAAGCAGCAGCAGTGGCGGAAAGAGTCAGGAGCTTAACTACCTTCCCGACCTCACTTCATCGActtcctcctcatcctcttcttcttcatcctcctcgGCCCCACCCTCAGGGCCCCCCCAAAACCAATCTGTTGTGGTTGGCCCCGAAAAAAGACACTGTCCACAGCCTCCGTCAGAGAGCAAGATGGTCACAGTCTCCATCTCAAAACCAACACAGAG AGCTCCAGACATGAATGACTCCACATCAAACTCTATGCCTTCCCCGTTCAAGACCATATCTCTCCCTGTTACCTCACCCATCAGTAAGCTGAGTCTTACAAGCCCCAAGCGGGGCCAGAAGAGGGAAGACGGTTGGAAGGAAGTTGTCAGaag ATCTAAAAAGCTTTCTGTGCCAGCTTCTGTTGTGTCACGTATcatgggtcgcgggggttgcaaCATCACGGCCATTCAAGATGTGACCGGGGCCCACATTGATGTAGACAAACAGAAGGACAAGAACGGTGAAAGAATGATCACCATAAG GGGGGGGACAGAGTCCACACGTTACGCTGTCCAGTTGATCAATGCGCTAATCCAAGACCCCGCCAAAGAGCTGGAGGATCTGATTCCTCGCAATCACATCAGAGTACCGGGCTCCAAAGGATCCTCGTCTTCCTATGGAAACAGCTCAGGGGGTGGCAGCGGTTCGAATTCCGGATCAAAGTCCCTCAGCTCACTGGTTACTTCGTCAGGCGTGTCGTTCCAGTCCTCTTCATCCgcatcatcctcctcctctcaGGCTGTAGGAAAGATGGGGAAAGGGCCGTCATCAAATGTCAGACAGCCTTTCCCGGTGTCATTGCCCCTCGCCTACGCTCACCCTCAGCTGGCCCTGCTGGCCGCTCAGACCATGCACCAGATCAGACACCCTCGGCTTCCCATGGCGCAATTCGGTGGTACGTTCTCTCCTGCCGCCAGCACTTGGGGTCCCTTCCCCGTGCGACCCGTGAGTCCCGGCAGCGCCAACAGTTCCCCCAAACATAACGGCGGCAGTGTGGCCGGCCCGGCCAGATCCAACTCGACTCCCAGTGATCACAGCAACACCGCCAGCTCTGCGATCACCACCACTACCAACACCACCACGACGAGTGCTCCCACCTCTTCGGCTGCGCCGGCCTTGCCTCACACGCCCAACGCTACGCCGTATAATCCCCAGGCCAGCATCCCCACGCCTTCCTCGGTCAGGAAGCAACTCTTCGCCCCAGAGTCCAAATCTGCCGCCGCCACTTCGGCGTCTGCCGCTGCGACTAGCAGCAGCAACACGGTACGAGGCACAGGGTCTCCCGCGCACCACTGTTCCTCTACGGCTCCAGTTAATACttctcagcagcaggtgggaaacATCTCCCAGGCCTCCTTGCAGCAAGTGAAAGCGGAGCTCGTTGCCGCTATGACGCCCGGAAAAGAGAAACCGCATCACGCCGAGAATCAGCCCGGGTCTATCGGCGACGGCATGGCTTCAGCAGGCTTTGCCGCAGCTGCTCTGTCTTTGGCACCCAAACCGGAACCACGGCAGCAGTTGCCTACCCCAGCCTCCTCCGTTTCTTCAAATGAGACTCCCCCGGCGCTCCTGAACTCCCAAAACAACTCCCACCTCTCCTCAATTCCTCCTTCTTCCCTCTCGCACAACGTCACACACCCTAACAACACGCTGCCACACTTCTCAGCGCCCGCGCCCAGAGTTTCCCATCGTATGCAGCCACCGGGGCCTTACTATTCCCTTCCTGAGCAACAGCAGATGCAGACGCAACAACAATCGCAGTCAGTCTTCGTGCCCTTCAATCCCCAACAAGAAAGTGTAAAACAGAGCCAAAATCAGACATCCCAGCCTACAAGTTTGACCGCGCAGGCTCAAAGCCATGCCCAAAGCTCCCTTCAGGTGTCCGCCAATCTTGGCATGATGAACGGTTCACAGATTCAGCACGCACCTAACGCCGGCAAGCAAATGCCACCCAACTTTGGTCCTGCAGGCCTCTTCAATTTCAGCAGCATCTTTGATAATAATAACCAG GTGGGAAACAATCAGGTCTGGGGTGCTTGCCATCTTCCCGCTCGTTCGCCTCCAGAGCCATCGTACTCGGGCCCACCGGCCTTTGTCAACGTGGGGCAGATGGAGAGCATGATCCCACCACCTCCTCCAGACAACTCCAAAGCTCCAGGCTACCGCTCTGCCTCTCAAAGGATGGTCAACAGCCCCATTG CATTGACCAGCTATGCCACCAGTATGTCTGGGAGTCCGGTATATCTGCACGGCCATACGGGAGTAGGTACTCCCTCATTCAGCAGGCAGCACTTTTCCCCGCACCCGTGGAGTGCATCTACATCCG TGTCAACCTCCAGCCTGTCCACTTCGGCGGTGGCACCTCCGCCCCAGCCCAAGCAAGGCGCTTCCTCACAGCAAGATCGGAAGGTTCCTCCACCCATTGGCACGGAAAGACTGGCGAGGATCAGACAGACTGGCTCGGTCAACCCCCCACTCCTCACCACCAGCTACACTGCCTCGGTTGGACAGGGTGGGATTTGGTCATTTGGCGTTGGCAGCGCTTCAG AGGGGATGTCTGGTTGGTCCCAGCCACTGATGAGCAACCACATGATGCATCCTCAGCTGCAGGCGGAGCAGTCGGCCTTCTCTCAGCACCAGCCCATGGAGCAAGATGACACGGGTATTGCTAACCCAGCTAATAATTTCCATCAGGCTCAGCACATGCCCAGCACATACTTGGACTTCCCAAAG GGAATGCCCATGTCAATGTATGGAGGAACTATGCTGCCCCCTCATCCAACAATGGCAGAGGGGCCCGGCGGACCCATGTACAATGGTTTGCATACCGGTGACCCAGCGTGGAGCCCCATCATAAAAGTGGTCCCAAACAATGCAGATAATACTGACCCACAACAGCAG ATGTGGCCAGGTACCTGGGCACCACACGTGAGCAACGTGCACCTGAATCACGTCAACTAG